DNA from Helicobacter pylori:
ATGGATATTAACCTTTTCAAATTGACTTTAGATGAAATTAGGGAAAAAGGTATCAAACAAATGCCCCACACTTTAAGGAGATCGTTAGAAGAAATGCTAGCCGATAAGCAGTATTTAAAAGAAGGTCAGGTCTTTAGCGAAGAATTTATCCAGGCCTATCAGTCTCTTAAATTCAACGCTGAAGTGTTCCCATGGGAGAGCAAACCCCATCCCTTTGAATTTATCACCACTTATTCATGCTAAAACAATGAGCAAATCAATAATCCCACTCTAAAAGTTTAGAATAAGAAAAAAATACCTTGTTCTCAAAAAAGTGGTTGGAAAAATTGATTTTCTTTGCTTTTTGGATAAGTTTTGCTTAACGCTTTTTAATCTTTAAAAATGGGGTTTTAGTCGCCTTAATTTAAGATTTTATTTTATGGTAGAAATTTATTTTCTTTAAGGGAACAGAGAGTATCTAAAATAACACCCCTAAAAACCCAACTAAAACCCAATATCAGTTTGATTGCTAAAATAAGGGCTATCAAAGTCTTTGGGCGTGTAGTACACTTCTTTCTCCATAACAGCGTCTTTAATGCAAGCAACACGCAAAG
Protein-coding regions in this window:
- a CDS encoding urease-enhancing factor; protein product: MKTIRNSMFIGASLLGGCASVETRFDALRVACIKDAVMEKEVYYTPKDFDSPYFSNQTDIGF